The nucleotide window GAGGAGATCGAGCCGGTCGCCCAGGAGCTGGAGGACGAACACCGGTTCCCGGCGGAGATCTTCGACCAACTCGGCGAGTTGGACATGATGGGGGTGCCCGTCTCCGAGGAGTACGGCGGCCTCGGCGGCGACCAACTCATGTACGCGCTCGTCACCGAAGAGCTGGGACGGGTCTCCGGCGGTGTGGGCCTCTCGTACGCCGCACACGTCTCCTTGGGTGCCAAGCCGATCGAGCTGTTCGGCACGGACGAACAGAAGGAGCGCTGGCTCCGCCCGCTCGCAGAGGGTGACGAGATGGGGGCGTGGGCGCTCACGGAGCCGGAGTCCGGCTCCGACGCCTCCGACATGGACACGACGGCCGAGAGAGACGGCGACGAGTACGTCCTGAACGGCTCCAAGCAGTTCATCACGAACGCCAGCGAGGCCAACAGCGTCCTAGTGAAGGCCGTCACCGACTCCGACGCCGGCTACGGCGGCATCTCGACGTTCATCGTCGACCCCGAGGACGACGGCTTCGAGGTGACGACCATCTGGGACAAGATGGGCCTCAACTGCTCGCCCACCTGCGAGATCCGACTGGACGACGTGCGCGTCCCCGAGGATCGGCTCCTCGGCGAGGAGGGGGAAGGCTGGGAACAGACCATGAAGACGCTGGACGGCGGCCGGATCTCCATCGCCGCCCTCTCGACCGGGCTCGCACAGGGCGCGTACGACGCCGCCGAGTCGTACGCCGACGACCGCGAGCAGTTCGGCAAGTCGATCACGGAGTTCGACGCCATCCGCGACAAGCTCGTCGACATGCACCGCAAGACGGAGCGCGCCCGGCTGCTCACCCACAAGGCCGCGACGCTGTACGACAACGGGGAGTCCGTGGGCCAGGAGTCGTCGCTGGCGAAGCTGGACGCCTCCGAGGCCGCCCGCGAGGTGGCCGAAGACGCCGTCCAGGTGCTCGGGGGCTACGGCTACACCGAGGACTTCTCTCCGCAGCGCTACTACCGCGACGCCAAGCTCATGGAGATCGGCGAGGGCACCAGCGAGATCCAACACCTGGTGATCGGAAGAGAGCTCGGACTCTAAAACACCGATCTTCTTACCGTTCGGATGCGCGCCTGCGGCGCGCACCGCTCACGGCAAAAACATCGATGCCGCCAGATCCCGGAGGGATCTGGCTGCTAACCGGATCGCTCCGCGATCCGGTGATGAAAAAGGCGCTCGCTCGGGCCTTCGGCCCTCGCTCGCGTCCGGGTTCTAGTGCCGTACCGCGACCGCACCGCGACCGCTCCCCCGCTCGCGTACTGCATCGTAGTGCCGACCGCGGCAACACCGCACCGCAGTCGGGTGATTCTCCCGGCCGACGCTCGGCTCGCACCGCTTCGCACCGCTACCGAGAAATTCCC belongs to Halobaculum sp. MBLA0143 and includes:
- a CDS encoding acyl-CoA dehydrogenase family protein, which translates into the protein MDFELSAEHRMIRDQVREFAEEEIEPVAQELEDEHRFPAEIFDQLGELDMMGVPVSEEYGGLGGDQLMYALVTEELGRVSGGVGLSYAAHVSLGAKPIELFGTDEQKERWLRPLAEGDEMGAWALTEPESGSDASDMDTTAERDGDEYVLNGSKQFITNASEANSVLVKAVTDSDAGYGGISTFIVDPEDDGFEVTTIWDKMGLNCSPTCEIRLDDVRVPEDRLLGEEGEGWEQTMKTLDGGRISIAALSTGLAQGAYDAAESYADDREQFGKSITEFDAIRDKLVDMHRKTERARLLTHKAATLYDNGESVGQESSLAKLDASEAAREVAEDAVQVLGGYGYTEDFSPQRYYRDAKLMEIGEGTSEIQHLVIGRELGL